TGGCCATGGTTCTCACGGCCACTTCCGGGTATTTGCCGCTGGCGGTTTCCCCGGACAGCATCAATGCATCGGTCCGGTCCAGGCAGGCATTGGCCACATCCGACACTTCCGCCCGGGTGGGCCGCGGGGAATCGATCATGGAATGCAGCATCTGGGTGGCCACAATCACGGGACAGCGCCGTTCAATGCAGGTGGTGATGATCCTTTTCTGAATCAAAGGGATTTTTTCCGTAGGGATCTCCACAGCCAGATCCCCTCTGGCAATCATCACCCCATAGGCATGGTCCAGGATTTCATTGATATTTTCCACCCCCTGGCTGTTCTCGATCTTGGCGATAATCTTGATCCGGGACTTTTTTTTGTCCAGAATTTCCTGCACGGCCAGCACATCTTCCTTGTTGCGCACAAAAGAATGGGCAATGAAATCCAGGCGATGGTCTGCGGCCAGCTCGATAAACCCGATGTCTTTTTTACTCAGCGCGGGCAGCTTCACATGCACGGACGGGATATTCACACTTTTTCTGGGATGGATCACCCCGTCGTTTTCCACCTGACACACCAGATAATCCGGCTTCACACTCACCACAGCCATGGCCACGGTGCCATCGTCAATCAAAACGGAACTGCCCATGGGGACATCGTTGACAAAGCCTTTGTGGGACACGTAAATCAGATCACCAAAAGAGACCCCGGCGGGATCGCCTTTGATTTTCACAAAATCCCCATTGCGGACGATCAGGGGTTCCACGGCATCGCAGGTGCGGATCTCAGGCCCTTTGGTATCCACCAGAATACCGATTTTTTCAGACACGGCCCGGGTGTTTTCCACCACCATCCGGGCATCGTCATGGGTCATGTGGGCCGTGTTGAGCCGGACCACGTTCATGCCGGCCCGATACAGTCGTTCAATAAAGTCTCTGGAACAGTTCAGGCTGGAAATGGTTGCAATGATTTTGGTTTTACGCGCCATGACAGGAGCCTCCTTTTCGGCAGAATGTCATCACAAACTGTTCAATGCCGGCCTGGGCACTGATGGATGACGATTTCAGGGCATAATCAAGATCTCCCAGAGAAATAAGCGCAGATCTGAGCTCATTTAAGGAAAACCGGGCGGATTTTTCAACGGTCTGGAACACGGGGTACGGGCTGTTGGGATTGGGAGCGATCACCAGGTCTTTGACAGCTGTCTTTGTCTGATCCCGGGCCGCCTGATCATGGGCCGTTATGGCCGGCATGATCTGCTGTTTGAAGGCATTGAAATTCATCCGGTCCATTCTAATATCCGGATGTTTCTGGGAAAAATCCAGCATAAACGCCTTGACCAGAAGCATGCGCCTCACCAGGTTTTCAAAGGCTTTAAGAATCTGCAACTCATGAAACCCGTCTTTAAGCAATGATGATAAATACATCAGGGCATCACCCGTG
Above is a window of Desulfotignum balticum DSM 7044 DNA encoding:
- the pyk gene encoding pyruvate kinase, with translation MARKTKIIATISSLNCSRDFIERLYRAGMNVVRLNTAHMTHDDARMVVENTRAVSEKIGILVDTKGPEIRTCDAVEPLIVRNGDFVKIKGDPAGVSFGDLIYVSHKGFVNDVPMGSSVLIDDGTVAMAVVSVKPDYLVCQVENDGVIHPRKSVNIPSVHVKLPALSKKDIGFIELAADHRLDFIAHSFVRNKEDVLAVQEILDKKKSRIKIIAKIENSQGVENINEILDHAYGVMIARGDLAVEIPTEKIPLIQKRIITTCIERRCPVIVATQMLHSMIDSPRPTRAEVSDVANACLDRTDALMLSGETASGKYPEVAVRTMAKIAMEVETNSSSFINTPYTSEKIVTAYLAKAAVKAALRLNTQAIVADSLTGNTILALAAYRGDNPIYAQVYDKRVMRQLSLSFGVSADYIPMSAGSMETLKLSICRMLEEKKLADDSLIIVLAGSFGPAHGASFIEIATAGALKEKCLTL